GTATCACGATAATCGTCAATCAATGGATgcaattatattattattacactaTCGCTTACACAACCGAGCACGTACATCGCAATCTGTAGATCTCAAAAGCCATATTTTTCACCGTGATAACCATCTTTCCTTTGGGCACTTCCATCGTTTAATTCAGCTTTTCTTAGTACAGTGCGGCGTTACCTTTCAGACTGTTTTATTGACGCATGTAAAAGGGGTGAATCTTTTCCAAGGAATATGGCTTTATAGAAGATGATTATTCTTTCTAATAGTTCAATTAAATATCATGCAGTGACTTCAGTACGATCTAAGACGTTATGTTTCATAAAAATGATCACTCGTGTTTGTTAATGTAGGTCCAGGGCTTGAGCTTCACGAGTCTGGGCTGTTGTCAACTGCCGTCCGTCTGGATCGAGAATTTAAGGCTCACATTCCCTTCCAGCTAGTCTGTACGATTAATGGGCCATTTTCGACCGATGCTACCATCACGACGCTAATCACAATCGACCAGAACATGTCGCTAGTCGTCGAGGATGAAGATGACAACCCTCCGAGTCTTCAAAACCCCAACGAGCAACAAATAATTGACGTGTACCTCAAGGACCAAGGTATCAttcaggtaaaacaaaaaatcaaggaTCATATTCGGTTTCAGAAGATTGCGTCATACGAATGTCATGGAAACGCTGTTGTATTAAACGTTTCTCTGGGAAACGCCCGTTCACTCGTTCCCTGGTTTTAAAATATCTGATGTTTTGCGGCGACATTTGCGTACAGGAAAAGGATTTGCTCAACAAGCCGGTCATGGTGTTGGATGATGACAGCGACCGAATGAATCGATTCCGGCTGACGCTATTCCCACCCGAAGATAAAGCCCATCGATTAATATCAACTCTGTTGAAAATCGAGCACACTGTTTGGTCGTTAGCCCGGCCGGAGACGGGTGTCCCACGATCCGTCATGAGTATAGGTCAGTTTATTAACTTAATCGACCTCTCTTTGATGCATGATTTAGAATTGTTAACGTATAGATTGAATTTAGTAACAATAGCCTCAACGTGTAACGTCCATTTCTTTCGCTGCTGAATGGGTATAGGTTTGGTTGGAGCTGCTACTAGCCGCCATCTGGTTCCTGCTGATGATTGTAACGTGACTGTTATCATCGAGGATACTAGCCTGTTGCCTGGTTACGGCGATAAACAGGTAAGTCTGCCAACGGAGGGAATTACGAAAAATGGAGCCTGTGCTGAGCAGGATGTTGAATATCAAAATTCGATCTGCAAAGTGAATATCGTACATTGTACATTGACGACGAATCCCGTTGTCGTTCCGCCGTCTATCTTTGGCCAATATGAGTAATACGTATACTTGGGGAAGAAAGCGGAACTGCGCCGCGTATATCGTGTAACGCCGTTCTTTAGACGAATTTTAGCCATTTTCCAGATGAAAGCCTCAAGGCGTATTAGATTTCATAAGAGATTTGATTTGAACcagatttttttagattccgCCTTCATCTTGTTACGTATAGGCTGGATACGAAAATACTTGCCGAATCCATGGCGACGGTACGACCGAGTAGATTCTATCCTGCTGaaccttaaaaaaatgcaCAGTACCCGCGTGTCGCATTACGTAAAAGTGCAGTAATAGCAGCCTCCTCCCACACCATCCTATTTTCCAAATCTACCAACTTATTGAGAATTCTGAGAATTATTTTCCTGCTGATGCATTTGACACGTGAAGCGCCGCTACCTACTCTTAGTACTCCAAAGCTAGTTTCAAAAGAAGTAATTCGATTTCTTACCTTGGCACACGGAAGTTGGATGTTTTTTTCCGTAACCTCCCACGCATTTTTGTCAGCCTTCGCAAATAGTCTATACGATATTCAAGTTATTAAAAAGGACTAGTATGTAACTAAGGAATTGgatttcgtttgaattttgCAGGTTGCCTTTCACTTGCGCATTCATACTGGATATCCACCCAACGTGACTAGTAGCCTTCAACGGCCGCAGTGGATGAAATATCCGATTCCGGCTTCCGCCGAAACGTCATCCTCCGATTCCGCACTTTTTGCTGAAAGAGACGGGGTTTGGACACGGTGGCTGAACGCCACCGTTGGCCGCTCAGCTTGTCGATACACCCGAGTGGCTAATTTGTACCCGCACGGCTACCAACAAGACGGACAGAGGCCAGTTAACTTCCGCGTACTGGAAGGATTACACCCGGATGAAAATCCAGCCTTTTCCATCACGGCAGACGAAGGCATCCTCTACGTCTCTCATCCGGAATCATTGGCTGAATTGTCGaacaaaaattctttgaatttgCGGATCGGTTGGGATCTTATTCCAGTAGACGCTTCCGGTGTTCAGCAGAACGGATCGGCCGTCTTCCGGATCGATATAGTCGATAGCAATCATTTGCTGGTCGATTCCTCCGAGGCTGTAGAATGTGACGCCGCCCAGTATTGTGCCAAATTCCGGACGGAGACTGGATGTAATGAAGTGGTTGGATCAGTAGCGACGGATCAACGTGGATGCGCTTGGAGGCGTAGTGACGTTAACAACACCGTCAACGGCCCCAGTCGGATTTATCAAACTTGTTCTCCGGATTTGACTACTTGTCCGGACGGGTACGTTATTACAtattccatctctctctctctctctttgaatTTCTGAAGAAATCGATCcgtcattttaaaatgttccaaAATTTGTCCCTTTTCATTAGTTATTGCGATGAGCTGGAAGCTCTTTCTTGGGAGATTTGCCCTCAGGATTGTACAGgtattgaaaaaaggaaacttatTCAATCGCAAGAAAAACAGGATGGTTATTTTATTcgttgaataataaatacagAAAAAGTTCTGGGAACCCACTTCAAGCTAAACCAAGCGGCTACTGGCAAGTCTCGAGGCATAGCATCAGCAGCCGGAATCTGTTCCTGTGGAGACGCCCACTCTCGTGATTGCTCTTGCATGCCGCCCCCGCCAGAATCTACTTCCGATACGAATTTCGACAATCCGGATGATTTGGAAGAAACCGGAAATGTGATCAATAATAAAGGCAAAACTGGCAGTCGCGAATCATCGACCAATTTAGTCAAATTCGTCCAATATACTGCAGGTATTAGCGATGAAGCCATGAAACCCAAGTTAATGGTTAACAAAtgttttggtttaatttttgCAGGCAGAAATTTGGATAATACTTGCGACACAACCTGTCGAGTCTTAGTGGGAGCAATAGCTGCGTTCGTTTTGCTCGCTCTACCTACCGCTCTGTTTATTTATTGGAGAAAAAGGTATTCgtttgaattcaattatttattttgtgcgAATCCAATTTTGACGCGCGAAATTCAAATAGGAGGTGGATGATTtgtggcaaacaaaaaaggaacggCTCCTACGTGGGCCACGTCAATTCCACCCACCGTGATGTTAATAATCTTAACATGTCCGTCTACATCGAAGAAAGACGCCTGAGGGGAGCGGAAGAGAACGTTCAACAGAACATGTCGTTTCTATCGTTCGGAATTTCTGTATTTATTCGATCGTGAAAATAGCCAGTAGGCGTTGcatcattgaatttttttttcacccaatTTAATTAGGCGACAGATCGCAAGTGGGAAATCCCACGCAAGTGGCTCATCATCGATGAGAAAACGCCGCTGGGCGAAGGTGAATTCGGACAAGTTATGCGCGCCACCGTCACTTCCGTCACCGGAATAGGAGGCCATCGTGTCGTGGCTGCCAAGATGGCCAAAACGGCCCCGACGATGATAAGCCGTGGAGATATCGGCGAAACTATTTCCCCCGAACTGGCCGATCTCTTGTCTGAATTTCATCTCCTCAAAGATGTCAGCCATCCGAATGTCATCAAATTGCTGGGCGCTTGTACCGACGTCTCCGGGCCATTTCTCCTCATCCTCGAGTATTGCGAACACGGATCTCTCCGTAATTATTTGCGCCGAAGTCGGCTTATTCTTccagagcaacagcagcaaagtCCATCTTCTTTCATGGTGAAGCCTGCCGTTACCCCACGAGATCTTCTTTCCTTTGCTTGGCAAATCAGCCAAGCTGGCGCTTACCTCAGCGAAATGAAGGTTCGttaattaattgtaattaCGTTGGTTTTCAATTGATTGACATAATGTTGTTCATTTAGCTGGTCCATCGAGATTTGGCGGCCAGAAACGTGCTGGTAGCTTCTGGTAAGGTTTGTAAAGTCTCTGATTTTGGCCTTACCCGCGATGTATACGAAGGTGACACCTATTTCAAAACCAGTAAAGGCCGaggtaaattttgaattgtaaaaagatttttcctttttattatcgTTAGTCATTCTGCTGTTGTTTTAGTTCCAATAAAATGGATGGCTTTGGAATCACTGTCGGACCATGTCTACACATCAAAGTCAGACGTGTGGAGCTTCGGCGTTTTGCTTTGGGAACTGGCCACATTGGGGGCAAATCCTTATCCTGGAGTGTAAGCTCTTGATGAGATTTGTCTGTCTtatcacattttatttcacCAACCATTTGTTttgtctatttaaaaaaacaacaaatagaaCCCCGGAAAGGCTTTACCGACTTCTTAAAACCGGCTACAGAATGGAGAAGCCTGATAACTGCTCCGAAGAACTGTAAGTTCATTTCACGTTCGCTAGATGccgttcattttttgttgtttaacgAACGCACGAAATCACAACGTGATGGCACCTTGCCCTTCGCGCTGTTATTCACCTGCTATGCTATTTTAAACCATGTCTTGTGTGCGCATTCCAAGGTACGAACTGATGATGAAATGCTGGCGGGAAGACCCACAGGAGCGGCCGCAATTTGCCGAACTGGTTAAAACCGTCGAGGACATGCTAGGCGTTGGAATGGATTATCTCGATCTCGGATGCCTTGCCGGCGTTTCTAACCGCGAATATTTCATGAGCAGCGACTCGGACGGATCTCTCCCGAAAGGTATACACATCATATCGGATTTTAATTCGTCTAGCAATTATGGCGCCACACGGTCCGCATTTAAACGCCTCTGAATTAATTACACAGGACTGCAACAATTGAGatgggacgacgacgaggacgagTTGCCTATATCGAGCGCCGAAACGAGTCCAGCGGAGGATCAGTCGAGTTTTTACCTCAACATGTCGTCCAGCAAGACCGATGATGGAGAAACCATTCCACTAGTCAACAGcggccagcaccagcagctAATTATACAGGATTCATTCCCGTTATTCAAACCGGTTGCCGAGGCCGAAGCGCAAGACGAATATCTCTTACCAATCGTCCGTGTCTGACAAAACTTGCCAATGAATAACAgaggtaaaaacaaatgatttgaaCTGTAAAATGTTTGCGCATAGAATCATCAGTCATCCATTTTAATTCGTGATTCAATCTGAGCGTCCATTGACCCCCTCTATACCGCCATTTTGGCTATTTGCAGTCCAAACTCATCTAGTCACACACaagttatttattcaaaatctctaaattagatttttttttctttttcaaacgtGCAgtacaattctttttaaaaaacaaacgccATAAATTGCATATAATATATTTGTGTGTACCATATAATacaaaatataatattttgtGCCAGGACTATATGAATAGAGATAAATTTACGTCTCCCGTGCCGTTGAAGTTTGCCGTATAATTTTCCTATGATGTGattcacttcttcttttcct
The window above is part of the Daphnia pulex isolate KAP4 chromosome 3, ASM2113471v1 genome. Proteins encoded here:
- the LOC124189886 gene encoding proto-oncogene tyrosine-protein kinase receptor Ret-like — its product is MTTMASTSRIPIALLVLLFGFFGNLPGCWTFLLTSAPEVQLMVASSTPAGTPVFRFHAVRSPTDRDDDLSVFFFVGSAESAASPSGAGGSSAKRSLFVLDSLTGILAVAADVNLQDRVTRNKETFRFEVGVRNANISTSADEIDHLGVILTIIAKPPDCRRPNKDWCFGPNRSGSATVSTMLRVFENRPKGTDLIDLSYRSANFKQFCPDLRMSYSLRQFKGPGLELHESGLLSTAVRLDREFKAHIPFQLVCTINGPFSTDATITTLITIDQNMSLVVEDEDDNPPSLQNPNEQQIIDVYLKDQGIIQEKDLLNKPVMVLDDDSDRMNRFRLTLFPPEDKAHRLISTLLKIEHTVWSLARPETGVPRSVMSIGLVGAATSRHLVPADDCNVTVIIEDTSLLPGYGDKQVAFHLRIHTGYPPNVTSSLQRPQWMKYPIPASAETSSSDSALFAERDGVWTRWLNATVGRSACRYTRVANLYPHGYQQDGQRPVNFRVLEGLHPDENPAFSITADEGILYVSHPESLAELSNKNSLNLRIGWDLIPVDASGVQQNGSAVFRIDIVDSNHLLVDSSEAVECDAAQYCAKFRTETGCNEVVGSVATDQRGCAWRRSDVNNTVNGPSRIYQTCSPDLTTCPDGYCDELEALSWEICPQDCTEKVLGTHFKLNQAATGKSRGIASAAGICSCGDAHSRDCSCMPPPPESTSDTNFDNPDDLEETGNVINNKGKTGSRESSTNLVKFVQYTAGRNLDNTCDTTCRVLVGAIAAFVLLALPTALFIYWRKRRWMICGKQKRNGSYVGHVNSTHRDVNNLNMSVYIEERRLRGAEENVQQNMSFLSFGISATDRKWEIPRKWLIIDEKTPLGEGEFGQVMRATVTSVTGIGGHRVVAAKMAKTAPTMISRGDIGETISPELADLLSEFHLLKDVSHPNVIKLLGACTDVSGPFLLILEYCEHGSLRNYLRRSRLILPEQQQQSPSSFMVKPAVTPRDLLSFAWQISQAGAYLSEMKLVHRDLAARNVLVASGKVCKVSDFGLTRDVYEGDTYFKTSKGRVPIKWMALESLSDHVYTSKSDVWSFGVLLWELATLGANPYPGVTPERLYRLLKTGYRMEKPDNCSEELYELMMKCWREDPQERPQFAELVKTVEDMLGVGMDYLDLGCLAGVSNREYFMSSDSDGSLPKGLQQLRWDDDEDELPISSAETSPAEDQSSFYLNMSSSKTDDGETIPLVNSGQHQQLIIQDSFPLFKPVAEAEAQDEYLLPIVRV